One Pirellulales bacterium genomic window, TCGGTGGAGCAGCATCGGCGATCGGCTGACGCGCGCCGACGAGATGCCGTTTGAGTTGGTGCGGTTCAGCGACGTGTTGGGAGTTTGCCCGGATGTGATGGGGCTGACCTTGGTAGCCTCGCTGGGCTGGCTGGCGATCTTGGTGGTGGGCGCGTTTCGCATGCTGCGTACGCGGGGCACTGGTGACGCCATTAGCCGACTCGACCCGTTCGCGCCGCTGGCCTGGCTGGTGATTGTGGGCAATTTGCTGGCGGTGGCGCTGTATGTGCAGTTTCCGATTTCTCGCTACTTCACGCTGATGGCTCCCTTGGTGCTAGCGATGTTGGCGATCGCGCTCTTCCGCTATATGCCGCACTGGCTGGCCACCACGGCGCTGGTGGCGCTCATCGCGCTGAACATCGCCAACCTGCACGGAAGATTGTTTCCGGCCGCCGGCCGCTGGCCGCGCAACGCGGCCAGTTTGGAACGATCGCACGAGTATTACGCCGATCATCTGGCGACGATCGCCGGCACGCGCGCTTTGGAAGCGCAGCAGAACGACGGCGCGATCGTGGCGCTGCATCCGTTCACTTATTACTTACGCTACCCGCGGTTGGGTTATGTGACCAAGCCGGTTCCGTTCTACGCGGCGAATGTGTTTCGGGTGGAAGGGGGCCGAAACGTGGCCAACCTGTTCGCCGACCATCCGGCGCAGTTGATCTTTGTGGCGGTCGACAACATCTTTCGGGGGTTCGCGCACTTGACGATCCCGGATGCTGGTCCCGGCGACACGGTTTATTATGACGACCAGCAGCGTTCGCCGTTGGTGGTTTTTCGGCGCGACTTGTCGGCATTGGCGGGGAACGCGAAGGATCTCGACGACTACTACTTGCAGCAGTTTTGGCTGCCGCTGCCGCACGACATGCCCAACGCCACGCCGCTGGCGACGCGGGCCTTGCTGCTGGCCAGTCATGGGCAACCGAATCAGGGGCTGGAACTGCTACGGTTGGCGGTGGCCGCGCACCCGGACGATGTGGCAGCGCGGCTGGAATTGGCCAAGACGGCGCTACGCACCAGCGGCTGGCCGGAGGTGGCGGCGCATGCCGAGCACGCGCTGGCGCTGGAACCGAACAGCGCGTTGGCCTGGCAACTGTTAGGGGCGGCGCAGATGGGATTGAATCGGCACGAGGAGGCGATTCGCTCATTGGCTCGCAGTGTCGCGCTCGCCCCGCGGGTGGCGGAGGCGCAGCATCAACTGGCGATGTCGTACGGGCAGGTGGGTCAACTGGCCAAGGCGCGCGAACACTTTGAGGCGGCGCTGGCGATCGATCCGGCGTACGAACCGGCGCGGCGCGCGCTGGGGCTATTGAAGCAGTCGCGTGGCGCGGGGGCGGAGGCGCCGCCCGCGAACGGGGCCGGCTAATAGCGTGTGCGGGCGCGAAGCAGTGGCGCCGGGCGGGTTAGCCGCCGATTTGAAACATGGCGCGATCGGGTTTGACGAACTCGTCGGAGTTGATGCCATGTCCGCGGCGCTTGGCGGCCACGCAATCGCTGACCAATTGGGCGATTTCTTCATCGGTGGCGTCGCCACGCAGTAGCGCGCGCGCGTCCCATTCAACGGTGGAGAACAGGCAGTTGCGCACTTGCCCCTCGGCCGTGATGCGCAGGCGATCGCAGGCCTGACAAAAGGGCTGCGTGACCGGGTTAATGAACCCGATGCGGCCCAGGCCGTCGGCAAAGCGGTAGTCGGTCGCCGGCTGGCTGGGATCGATCACCGGCAGCGGCTCCAAGGGGCCGATGCCGTCGGTCAAGCGGGCCAAAATCTCGTCGCCGGGGATGACGCGGTCGTTTTGCCAGGCGGCGTCGGCGTCGAGCGGCATGAACTCGATGAAGCGCACTTCCATGCCGTGCTCGCGCGCGAAGCGCCCCAGCGGGACGATATCTGGCTCGGTGATGCCGCGAATGGCGACCGTGTTGAGCTTGATGCGCTGGAAGCCGACCCGCTGGGCTGCGAACAGCCCGGCCAAGACGCGCTCGAAACCATCGCGGCGCGAGATGAGCCGAAAGCGGGCCGGATCGAGGGTGTCGAGACTGACGTTGAGGCGGCCTAGCCCGGCTTGTTTGAGTTCTTGCGCCTGCTCTTCCAGCAGCAAACCGTTGGTGGTGAGGGCGACTTCCTCGATGCCGGGGATGGCGGTCAAGAGGCGCACCAACTGCGCGATATTCTTGCGGACCAAGGGCTCGCCGCCGGTCAGGCGAATGGTGCGCACGCCAAGGCGCGCGACGACGCGGGCGAAGCGCGCCATTTCCTCCAAGCTGAGAATTTCGTCGCGCGGCCGAAATCGCACGTTCTCGGCGGGCATGCAATAGAAGCAGCGAATATTGCAGCGGTCGGTCACACTGATGCGCAGGTCGGTGTGCACGCGACCGAAGCTGTCGACCAGACGCGATTGGTTATCGCCACCGTTGTTGCTCATGACTGACCTGCGTCCTCCGGCAGGGAAGGCAAACCGGGATGCACCCACTCGGCGCCGCCATCGGCCCAGATTTCGCGCTTCCAAATGGGCACGACCTGCTTGAGCTCGTCAATCAGCCACTTGGCGGCTTCGAAGGCGTCTTGCCGATGCGCGGTGCTGACCGCCACC contains:
- a CDS encoding tetratricopeptide repeat protein, whose translation is MHVDVRGWSRWLGAYVAIWLALVAAHAKTLTSPPYCDFAMGLFTEANFLVETGYDYQRLRYEEATANEGGTRSYMISALPTLVALLMERASTTTTVLLVSHLFTLACAALVLTLLLALLAPRIGWLAAALVCLALSVTPLWSVQTEMLGLDLPMSAFGLLAMWLALRGQGLAAALATIAAFAMKSTGIIVTIAVCALLGYEIAMGLLRRRVATRWQWGALAAAVAALAGQFWLFRWSSIGDRLTRADEMPFELVRFSDVLGVCPDVMGLTLVASLGWLAILVVGAFRMLRTRGTGDAISRLDPFAPLAWLVIVGNLLAVALYVQFPISRYFTLMAPLVLAMLAIALFRYMPHWLATTALVALIALNIANLHGRLFPAAGRWPRNAASLERSHEYYADHLATIAGTRALEAQQNDGAIVALHPFTYYLRYPRLGYVTKPVPFYAANVFRVEGGRNVANLFADHPAQLIFVAVDNIFRGFAHLTIPDAGPGDTVYYDDQQRSPLVVFRRDLSALAGNAKDLDDYYLQQFWLPLPHDMPNATPLATRALLLASHGQPNQGLELLRLAVAAHPDDVAARLELAKTALRTSGWPEVAAHAEHALALEPNSALAWQLLGAAQMGLNRHEEAIRSLARSVALAPRVAEAQHQLAMSYGQVGQLAKAREHFEAALAIDPAYEPARRALGLLKQSRGAGAEAPPANGAG
- the moaA gene encoding GTP 3',8-cyclase MoaA is translated as MSNNGGDNQSRLVDSFGRVHTDLRISVTDRCNIRCFYCMPAENVRFRPRDEILSLEEMARFARVVARLGVRTIRLTGGEPLVRKNIAQLVRLLTAIPGIEEVALTTNGLLLEEQAQELKQAGLGRLNVSLDTLDPARFRLISRRDGFERVLAGLFAAQRVGFQRIKLNTVAIRGITEPDIVPLGRFAREHGMEVRFIEFMPLDADAAWQNDRVIPGDEILARLTDGIGPLEPLPVIDPSQPATDYRFADGLGRIGFINPVTQPFCQACDRLRITAEGQVRNCLFSTVEWDARALLRGDATDEEIAQLVSDCVAAKRRGHGINSDEFVKPDRAMFQIGG